The sequence GCTgcgtaacaaatcaccccaaagcTCAGCGGCCTCACACAGCTCTGTCGTAAGCTCAGGACTATGGACAGGGCACCATGGGGTTGGTGTCTCTGCTCCGTGATGTCGCTGGGAACGGGGCTGGGGTAGGGGGCCTTGCGGGAAGACCCGGGCTGGGGCTGGAATCTTCCGAAGGCCTGCTCCCTCACACATCGGGTGGTGGGTGCCGGCCGTCGGCTGAAACACCCACACATGGCCTCTCCACGTGGCCTGGGCTTCCCAGAACATGATGGTGGGGATGGACATGACTCCAGGGATGGATCTCCTGAGAGACAGATCCACCTGGAGCTCCGGGAGGCAGCCATACGCCCTCAGGACTGAGCCACGACAGTCACCAGTGCCACTTAGTGATAACCATGATAGTCACTCAGCGCCACTGAGCCACGATAGTCACCAGTCACCACGCGTTCTATTCAGTAGAATCGAGTCGCTTAGTTAGTTCATGTTTAAAGGAAAATTAGCCTCCGCTGTTTGTGGGAGGAACGCCAAAGAATTGTGGACATAAACTACGACACCTGCTCTCTCCTTGTTCGCGGGGCCTATCGCTGCCGGACGCATTACAcgttattgtctgtctcccccgaCTAGATGTCAACTCGGAGAGGGCGGGGACTTTGGTTTGCTTTGACCGCTGCTCGTCTCCAAGCCCAGGACAGTGCCTGCACATGGGAGGGCTCAGGAGACACCCAGGGGATGTGGGCTTGGGGGGAGGCGTCTCTCCATGGGGCTGTCTCTGGTTTAGTTCCTCCCAGGACCAACTCTCCCAAGTGTCGTGACTGGCGGTGAACAGGGGCTCCCAGACTGCACGGGTCCTTTTAGCCACAGCCTCGTCATTCCTTCAACGCAACATTCCTGAGTTCCTACTCCATGTCCTGTGGGCAGTGGGGACAGCACTGAACAAGCCAGCTCAGGGAGCCCAGTCTGCTGGGGCAGCAGGACAAGCCCAGGGCAGTCAGAATCTGCCGTGGTGCCTGTGGCGATGCACCAGGCGCCGATGGAACCTTCGCTGGGGCGCCCTGGCCAACTCGGGGAACCAGGCAAGGTGGGCCCTGGGGCTCCCCAGGGGGCCCACAGGGCCATGGGTCCCCTCCTTTGCCCATTAACCCCGTGAGCGCTGCCCCCCACCCTTGCCACTGCATAGAAGCCTGCCACAGACAGCTGGCTGGCTGCTTCCTTCACGTGAGGCCTTTTTTGTGTCATGACGTTTGCCAAAATGGGGCTGTGCAATTGCACTGAACACTGGTGGTGGCGCCCACCTCCGGGGGAGGGTCAGGAGCCTTCGCCCAGCGGGACTCGGGGGCCCAGCCTGGCCCGGGTGGCCAGAGGACCCCCCCCGCCCAAGCCAGGGCTACTGTATGCTGGTGGACAAGGCTGGGGTTGAGGCCCCCTGGGTGGCTCAGCAGAAAGCCCTTCAGGAACAAGGGAGACAGTAGAGGCCGCAGATGCAAAGACTCACAGGGGTGCAGCGATCGAGCCAGGTTTGGAACAGGGCGACCCTGGTACACGCCCACCCAGAGACAAGCACGTCCAGGGGAGGCCTGCCGAGGGCCGCCGGCCGGCAGTCTCCGGGAGCCGAGCGCAGCCATGAGAGCTGCCCGGCCGTGTGCCCTCTGATGGGTCACTtcctgcctctctgagcctccgggCTGACTCTATAGTCCCTCCTCAGGACTGTCCGCCTCCTAATTctaaggaggaagagggggagccTCCTGAGTCTCCTGGCTTCAGCTGGGGCCTGCCTTGGGGTGCAGGTGAGGGGATGATGACATGGAAGGCAAATCGCAGCTCAGCCCCTCCCCGGCTGTGTTCTCGGGAAGCTTCCGTCTCCTCCTCTGTAAGATGGGGGCCTGGATTAGTTAGCTACTGCTGGGTAGCAAGTTGCTCCCGAACTCAGTGGCTTAGAGCATCAGTGATCACGTACCATCTCTCACGGTTTCCGTGGGTCAGGAGGTCAGGGGCCACCTAGCCAGTGGCTCCGCTCCGTGTCTCTCGTGAGGCTGCAGTCctctggaggcttggccagggctGGAAGACCTGCCCCCGAGAAGGCGCACGTGGCCCTCTATGGGGGCCTCCCCCTCGGCTGCTCCGGCATCCTCACAGGCGGCCGCTTCCCCAGAGCAGGTGATCCACGAGGGGAGGAGGCCACAGAGCCTTCCGCGACCCTGCCCTGGAAGTCACACTCCTTCACTTCCAGGGTATCTTACAGGTCACACAGGTCAGCCCCATGTGGAGTGGAAGGgcgtgaataccaggaggtgagAAACACTGGGGTCGGGGACAGATCTTGGAGGCTGCCTGCCAAGTGCCACAACTTGtctgcttccttatctgtaaaatgggaccacCTCCCACCTCTCGGAGCTGTCAGGTGCTCCAAACAAGAGGCATGGAGAAAAGCTGTAGGCAGGGGGCCTCACATATGCTAAGCGCTCACCAAAGGACGGCCTCTGTGTCACGGCACCACGGTCGGCTCCAACAAAGTGGAGGGACCAACCCACCCTGGCCGAGCCCTGGTGACCAGCAGAGGGGCCAGATGGGCCCCTTCTTTCAATGAATGGAAACTAGTAACAGGCattgctcttttttcttcttcttcttcttaaggTTTTAAGCACCTAATTTATTCCATCCATTAGATGGATTTTGTAGATTTAATCATTTTCACAGTTGGTGGCTCATTGGCTACTCAAGATAAACTCCAAATGAAAGTATACGGGCGAGGACAAATGAGTTTTCACACCACAATGGCAGAAACTTGCTTGGGAAGAGAGTTTAAGAGGAACAAAAATACATacagatataatttttttcccccgGCAGCCGCTTTTGCTGACTATAGTAGGTTACCACAGTTAATTTCACCagttttgttcatctgtaaaattgcaTAAAAGTGACATTTTTGTGCTCATTATAGCAACTGCTGATTTATGGCTGGTAAATGAAGAGCTGGTCCCTTTTTTGCGGGACTCTCCGAGCGGCGCTAAGTGCCCATGAAATTGCTTGTATAATGTAGTTTAAATCCAATCTCGGAGAAAGATTCCCCCGTTGGCCAAAGTGACATTTCCATTCTCCACACCGAGTTTATTTTAGGCCACTTAGGAGTGGGGGCTGCCCCAGGCAGGGTCAGGATGGGGGGCCTGGGGTCAGCTCCACCCACCTGGCCCAGGTTAGGCCACACGGATGGAGGGGCACTGCCCCAGTCTCCTTGGGGTACTCGGTGCCGccaccctcttccctccccactgtCCTGCCCAGGTCAGACCACATCCCTGCGCCTCAGGGCAGAGAAGAACGGTCTTCCTAACGCAGGcctgccctgcccctcacctgctTAGAACCTTCCACAGCTGCCGATGCCTTGGGCGAGGGCTCCCAGCACAGCAGTGCAGACACCAGGGGCCTGACAGGTCTTTGTCCTGCGCATCGCAGggcgtttagcagcatccctgacccgTACCCGCTAGCTGCCATAGAACCCTCTCTGCAAGCTATGACAACCGAACTCGTCTGCGGATGTCAACAGTGTGCCCTGGGGACAGAACCATTGAGAACACTGCCCCACAGCGAAGAGGCCCTGCTCTGGCCCGACACCCTCCTGAGCTGCCTGTCGTGGTCTTTCCTCCCCTGCATGCCTGCTCTGGGCTTCTGCTTTTATTCTGGTTTATAGTTCCCACTGGGACAGGCTTCCTCACCTCTGGACCTTTGCCTGTGCAGTTTCTTCTGCTGGAATatgtttctctcctccctcctcgcTCTTTTTGCCATTGCCTTTAGCAGGGATGCCCTTTCTTCCAGAAAGCTACCTCTGAAGCCCTGGGGGTGAGGCTCCCCCATCACGGCATGCATTTTGCTCAGACTGGCTCTAAGTCCACAAGGGAGTCGGGTGAGGCTTGGGAAGGAGGGGATGTGGTGGGAAGGCCTAAGGAAGGCGGTGGGGTCTGCACTATGTCCTAGCCACAGTGCCAGGCCCAGCCATGCACAAGCCCTACCCCTTCCTCTCCCAGGAAGACCCCTGTGCCAGGCAGGTGGGAGGCAGTGTTAGCAGAGAGACCCACTTAGCACACTAAGAGACCCACTTAGCACACTTAGCACACTTAGAGAGACCCACTTCTGCTAACGCTCCCCCGCACGACTCATGAAAGCCTCACAGCCCTCCTGGGAGGCAGTGTTAGCAGCGGTGTAACCccattttagatgaggaaactgaggctcggagtgGTGAACACCCCCCACACCCCTGCAGGAGTCACTGTTGGGTCCCAGGGGTGCCCACAGGGCCGAGAGGAGGCCAGTGCACTGTGAGACCTTGTAGGGTCCTCCTCACCCAAGGGCCCAGGCAGGTCACGATCTCCCATCACCTACTGTTTGTCTCACCCCCTGCTCGGCCCCTTGGCACAGACATTCCTTGAGGCCGCCCTGCAGATCTGCCACAGTCCTTATCCCCATTCCataggtgggaaaactgaggctcggcCCCGCCAacaacttgcccagggccacacagccctGCAACCAGACAGGACTCCACCTAGACAGCCAGCTCCAAAGCCCAGGGTCTCTCCATCTGCCTCACGCAGGCCTCCtgctccactccccaccccagaggGGGTCCTGGGCGGCACTGAGGAATGTCTTAGGACCAGGGAGGGGCTTTGGATGGGAGAAGGGGGTCTACCCACCGGCAACCCGCCTCCCCCACAGCAGGGCCCAGTTGTGCCCACAGATGGTGGGGACAGTCAGCCTGTCACACAGAGTACACCCTTCAGGGAGTTTctcggcggtccagtggttaggactccacgctttcactgccgagggcccaggttcaatccctggtcagggaactaagatgtcACAAGCTGTGCGGCGtggcccaaaaaataaataaataaagtacaccCTTCAGCTGACGTGCTGACAGCTCACAAAAAAGGCAGTGGCCACCACACAGGTCTTGCAGGTGACAGGCagacctggggaggggaggggaggggcagccagCGGGGGCAAAACCCCTCCTTCCCGGCTGCCTGTTGGTTGAACGAGGGTCGGTGAGCACCAGGATGAAAGCCACCTGCAGCAACTTGCCCCACGCCAGGCCATGTAGCAACTCACTGAGCCATCCATGGGCCATCATcaccccattctacagatgaggcgCCGAGAGGACAAGTAAAGGGGCGGAATGAACACCCACCAGAGTGGTGGTGTTggcgttggccaaaaagttcgttccggttttccataagatggcacgggaaacctgaacgaactttttggccaacctaatacaATGGACGACGGTACCAGACAGGTGGAGTGGAGGGTTTAGAGCCCCCGTAACTCCCGTGCTGGGGCGGCGGTGTGCGGGGAGCGTAGCCGGCACAGTCTCTTCGGCAAGCTGTTGGGCATTCTTTCCTGAAGCTGGACATTCTCGTCTCTCCTTTGTCCCAGCAGTTCTGCTCCTGGGCCTATTCCCAGCAGGACTCACTGAATACGTGCCCCAGGGGCTGTCACACTATTTGTATCAGCTCCAAACCAGAAATGACCCAAATGCCATCAGCAGTGGGAAGGATGAGTAAACTGTGAGGTAGTCACACTCAAACATCACACGACCATGAGAATGAACAGACCGCCACGCCCACGGCCACCCGGATGAACCTCGAAACATAACCTTAAGTGGCGGAGACCCGACAGTGCAAACGAGCATGCACTGCAGGATCCCAGCTCACCTGTGCCAGGCCCAGGCACCGTGAGTCCGCGCCGTCAGGAGCCAGGAGAGCCGTTCCCTTGGTGTGGGTACTGACTAGGAGGGGGCGCAGGGGCCCTCTGGGGACTGGCACAGGCCTCTCCCTTGACCTAGGTGTCACACGAGTGTGTGCTGTTTGTGAAAGTGCAGCCAGCTTGTGATGTATGCAGTTTCCTTTAACGCACTTTACACTTTGATCCGAAGCTTAACGAtttagaaagaaggaatgaaggagcAAGTGACTGGACGGAAAAAGCGAGGGAGGGGTGGCTGGCGAGTCCTTCCGCGGACAGTGGCGGGGTGCGGCCTCCGGGCCTCGCCGGGTCGCAGGGTCGGCTCTCACCTGTGCTTCCTCCCCTCCTGTGTCCCCACAGGCGAGACGGTGGCCAGCTCCATGCATTCCTCCCGCTACCCGAGCCCGGCCGAGCTGGACGCCTACGCCGAGAAGGTGGCCAACAGCCCGCTCTCCATCAAGATCTTCCCCAGCAACATCCGCGTGCCCCAGCACAAGCACCTCAGCCGCACCGTCAACGGCTACGACACCAGTGGCCAGCGCTACAGCCCCTACCCGCCGCATACGGCCGGCTACCAGGGCCTGCTCGCCGTCGTCAAGGCCGCCGTCACCTCCTCCGGCGTGGCTGCGCCCCCCGGGCTCACCAAAAGCGTGCTCAAGAGCGCCGAGGGCAAGCGGACCAAGCTGTCGCCGGCCGCCGTGCAGGTGGGCATCGCGCCCTACCCGGCGCCCAGCACTCTGGGGTCCCTGGCCTACCCCAAGCCGCCCGAGGCTCCCGCCCCGCCACCTGGCCTGCCCGCGGCCGCGGCCACCGCCGCCTCCGTCATCCCCCTGCCCGGCCGCGGCCTGCCCCTGCCGCCTTCCAACCTGCCCTCCATCCACAGCATCCTCTACCAGCTCAACCAGCAGTGCCAGGCCCCAGGCACTGCGCCCGCCGCCTGCCAGGCCGTGGCcgttccccaccccagcccagccaaGCACGGCCCGGTGCCCAGCTTCCCCAGCCTGGCCTACCCGGCCACTGCCGGCCCACCCGACTGCCGGAAGGGCGCCGAGCTGGGCCAGGGAAGCACGCCGGCCTTGACGTTGGCTGGGGCCACCAAGCCCACAGGGTACGCAGACGGAGGCCTGGATTACCTGCTGTGGCCGCAGAAGCCGCCGCcgccacccccgccccagccGCTGCGGGCCTACAGCGGCGGCACGGTGGCCAGCAAGTCCCCCGAGGCCTGTGGGGGGCGGGTATACGAGCGGGCCGGCGGGTCGCCCGTCAACTGCGGCGTGGGGCTGCCCACCAGCTTCACCGTGGGCCAGTACTTCGCCGCCCCCTGGAACAGCGTGCTGGTGACCCCCACCAGCGACTGCTACAATCCGGCAGCCGCGGCAGTGGCCGTGACCGAGCTGGGGCCGGGGGCGGCCCGGGAGCTGGCGGGGCCCCCGGCGGAGACCCTCTCAGGCCTGCCCAGCAAGAGCGTGTGCAACACGGCCGTGCTGAGCAGCAGCCTGCAGTCACTGGAGTATCTCATCAACGACATCCGGCCCCCGTGCATCAAGGAGCAGATGCTGGGCAAGGGCTACGAGACGGTGGCTGTGCCCCGGCTGCTCGACCACCAGCACGCCCACATCCGCTTGCCCGTCTACAGATAAGGCCTGCCTGGCAGATGCACAGACGGACAGGGCGCCCAGGGGGGAGGCAGGCCGCAGAACAGGGTGGGCAGCACGCGGAGCGGGGGCGCCAGCCCCACCCTGTGTCCGAGTGCCCATTTATACCCACAGGGAAGCCAGGCCGGCTGCTGCCGGCTGCTGCTGACATGGAGTGGCAAGGTGACCTCACTCGCCAAGGCCCCTCCCCACCATCAGCTGCCCCAGGACACGCGGACggccgggggttgggggggggcagCTGCCGACATCCATACCTTCCTCCATCCAAgctggcagaggcagggagagagaaaccACTTAAAACAGAAGCGGTTCTTTCCGGCTCTCCGGGGGAGGGGGTCAGACCACAGTGGGATGCAGAAGGAAATGTTAGGGTCTAGAGTCGGGGTGGGATCAGAGCGGCCCCCGGGGCTTAGACAGTTCTTCCCTCCACAAGCTCCCCAGTCTCCTGGAAAAAGAGCAGAGGGGGCCTAGAGGAAGTCATCGAGCCCACAGCGCCCTCACTGCCCTCTCCAGGCGAAGACCACTCGAATACAGGCTCCGGGGACTACAGGTCCCCCTGCTCCTCCTCTTCTAGACTCTCTTCCCCTCCTCACCATTCCTTCCCAACACAGAATCCCATCTCCATTCTCCAAACCCTGGACTAccaccttctcccttcccttcagTACATCTTACAGGGCTTCTGGGCACAGTTGTGCAGGCTGTGTACTGCACAAGGCAACTCATCTGAGGAGACACCATTTGCATCCTAGACTTGTATATTTATTACGGCAATTTCCTGAATCTTGAGGAAGGGGCACCATTCACCCATGTGCACAAAGGCGCCATAGGGGCTAACAATGTCAGAGGGACCAGACCCCGCCTCCTTCAGGGGTTCTCCTAGGAGCCAGTTCTGGGGGCAACCTGCTGGTTTTAATTGGGAGATCCAATCCAACTCTTTTCCTGCAAGCCACCCTCCAAGGCCTGCCCCACACCATTCCGGGGGATAAGGCAGGCAGGGGGTCCCCCCATTAAGTCTCCAAGGCCCGATTTCCCCAAGTCCCGGCCCCTCTGGCACTCCAGAAGCGGTACTGTATCTCTCTCCAAGGCCTGTTCAAGCACTAAGTGCATTTACAAATCTctgagaatgttttttttttatactaaAATTGACCATTATATTCTACTGTGAGAAGTGCGGTCTGcactatattgttttaaaaacgaagagaaagaaaaaaaaaaaggaaaacacagatgGTGTCTCAGCTGTGGGATGTTTTGCAGCTCTTGTTTTTGTTcgttcttccttcctccccttagGAGTAAAAGGGGCTGTCTCCTCCCCTGCTGACTGGGCTTGGAGCCCTCGGAAGCAGGCCAGGAGCCTCCTGGCCCCTCCTCTGCTGGGCCACTTCGTATGCAATGTTTCATTTACTTCTCCAGCTCTTTCGAAGTGGACACTGTCATTTACCCTGTTTACGTGTCAGCCACTCAGTTGGGTCAGTGATCGGTCCTAGAGCAGCCGAGACAGAACTGAGCCCGGGCCGCTCTGGCTCATTCCCTGAGGGGTACAGAGGTGGTCTGGGGCTGGTGTTCCCCTGCATCACTAAATTCCTTCCCAGCTCTTCCTCTGTGCCTGGCACCATCCCTGCTTCCCTGGAGGCAGAGTGGCTGGGGACAGGCCAAAGTGGCTGAGCAGTGGCCATCTCCCTGGCCAGCCCCAGCACACACCCACCCCGTGCCCTGGTGCCTGGGGATGTCCAGGAGACCATCCCTGCTCCAGGATGCTCAGCATTTATCAGGCACTTACTGTGTGCTGCCCATTTTCCTATACACGGAAGCTCTTTGGAGCCTCACCACTGCTTGCAAGGTACGGGGTGTTCTAGAGGAAGAAGCGGCTCAGAGATGTGAAGcgacctgcctgaggtcacacagcaagtctgTGGAAAGTTGTAGTTCAAGCAGCAAAGCACAGACTCTTCCTCACGTCCTGTCCCCACCTTCTCCCCTGGCTTGTTGGCCCAATGTCTGAACAGGGGGAGTCCCCAGTCTGATTCAGGCCTCCCCTCTCATGCATGGAGCCCTGTCTGGATGCCTGGCATGGTAGGTTCAGGGCAGAAGAGGGACAGAGGGGACACCGTGGATGTGACCTTGCAGTGCAGACACCCACCTCCCTAAGGCCAGACCCCTGAGCCTGGCAGCACACGGAGGCTCCGAGAGGAAGAGGCTGTGTCCAGGGCGGGACCCGGGCCCTTCTGAGCTGGGTCAATGAACCAAACACACCACCCAGGCCCTGGAGAGCAGGAGCAGGGGTCCTGCTGGGTGACAAGCTAGGGAAGTCAGCGCTGCGTGAAAGGCCCCTGGGAGTTATCACAAATAGGATGTAAACGGCAGCTGACACAGTGCTTTTCTGACCACACATAATTGAGTCTCATGACAGCCTTCTCAGGTATGTAATAAAagcatccccactttacagatgaggacgcaGAGAATCTGAGAAACGGCCACAAGGATGGTAAGAGGGAGCCAGGTTCCGGCATCAAGCCCCACACCCTGGGCCAGGCTGCCTCGACGCTCCACCCTCATCCATCAGTGAAGTACGCCTGGGGGCATCGCAACTCCCAGGGCAACCCAGCCCCTGGAGTGAGCTAGCCCGGGGTGCAAATCCTACCAATGGTACTTTGAGTGACCCGGAACAGGTCCATCCCCAAAGGGGGCAGCACCAGAACCAGAGATGGGATTCAAGGAGACCACAGCACAGGGCGGGTACTTGGGAGAGGGACAGAGCAGCAGGGTCTACAGCCAGGTTTACGGCTGCTCGGCAGCCTGTGGCTCAGCTGTCCTAAGGGGCTACCAGCACCAATTCCAGGTAGCCCAGGCCCCCACGTCCTGGGCCCACCACCAGGCCCGACCACACTGGGGCATCAGGAGAGAGCACAGAGATGGGAGCCACCCTCCAGGTCAGGTCCCTCACACCGGGGGTGAGGACCCACCCCCTATCCTGGGAAGAATCTTACCCTCTGCAGGGCAGGTCTGCAAGCAGGGCAGGTGCAGGCACGGAGCACAGCCAGTCGGGGCATGGCCCCAGGACCCAGCTGGGGTTCTAGCTCTGGCCTAGCACTGGCTTCCTGGGTGCCTTGGCCAGTTTTCTTCTCCCTGGGAGCTGAGCTAGCTGATCTCAAAGGGCCCTCCAGCCTCGTCATTCTGGCACGAGGCACCCCTGCCCTTTATACCACATTGGAGGAGCAGCGCAGGTGATAACGATGTTATCGTTACTACAATTACAGACAGCCCAGTTACTGTAGGCAGACTGGCTACCAGGCTCAGCACTAGATGgtatttagtcctcacaactgTTCAGGTGCGCGTGATATGGGCCCAGAGAAGAGCAATCactttgcctaaagtcacacagctgaggaTGGAGATCAGCGAAGCAGCTCGGGTAGAACACCAGCCCTCTGATTCAGTCTAAGCTCTTAACTGTTGTGCTATGCGGTGACTAAAACTACCACCGACCCCCAAATATGGCCTGCTTGGCTCCAGAACGCAGGTCCGGCCTCAGTTGCCACACCCCGCGCCGCTGGGACTTCATGTTGGGTGAACGAGGGAGAGGGGAGCCGCGGCCAGCCgatccagcccctccccccacccgagGTGCAAGCCTGTCTCTTCACAAGGACGCTAGGAGCCTCTTCTCCGTGTAGCTGTCTTGGGTTCACCCCCAGTTAGAGCTGAGCTGTCCAATACGGTAACCGCGTGTGGCTGGCCCAGAACCGCGTCTATTACTACCACTTCAGGTCATAACAGCAATTAGAACATCACCCCATCTTCCAGAGGCATCAGACTGGAGGGAGGGCTTCGACAAACATTTGAGTGGAGGGAATCCACGTGGGGAACACTCACCTTTTCAGGGTGGCTCCGTGTTTTCCTGACTCATCCCATCCTTTAGATCCCGCTCCCATTTCGAGCCCTGCCTTGCCTCCAAGCAGCGAATTCGAACCCGCACCGCTCAGCTCTGAGCTGCATCTGAGACTCCACGTGCGCCTGGGATTCCCCCTGCGCTGTATTGCGCCTGCGCGTCCCGGGTGCTCTTAAAGGGCCCACACGGCCGCCACAGGGCCCCCTTCGCTGGCCATTGGAAGGGGGCCCAGCCAGGGGGGCGGGCAAACCCGGTGGACAAAAGGTTTTGTGTTtaaatcatcaccatcaccagctCACTAAAGagtggcaggaggaggggagaagtcAGGAAAAActggcctcagtgtcctcatagACTCcatgtgtgaccctgggtgaCTTGtatggcctctctgagccttggttccagttctctgagcctctgtcaaAGGGAGTGGAGGCATTTGAAGGACTGGGATGGCATCAGGTGATGTGTGATCAGGATGACAGGGCAAATTAGTCCTGTGAGTGGGACCCACCCCCAGAGCAGTGGGGCCCAAAGGTTCCAGTCCTGAGGCTACCGCCCACCAGCATGTGGCCTTTGGCAAGTGACTGCCCCTCTTTGAGCCACCTATGTCTCAAATGTAAAGTGAAACTAATATTACAATGCACGTACCATGTGGTGTTGAACAGAGGAGACAGGTAGTCAGATCCACGAGGCAGCACAGATCCTGTTCTGTAGATGTATTATTTCTGTC is a genomic window of Lagenorhynchus albirostris chromosome 14, mLagAlb1.1, whole genome shotgun sequence containing:
- the FAM222A gene encoding protein FAM222A, whose product is MLACLQRTQNAPGQHLACPTKSLELRKCETVASSMHSSRYPSPAELDAYAEKVANSPLSIKIFPSNIRVPQHKHLSRTVNGYDTSGQRYSPYPPHTAGYQGLLAVVKAAVTSSGVAAPPGLTKSVLKSAEGKRTKLSPAAVQVGIAPYPAPSTLGSLAYPKPPEAPAPPPGLPAAAATAASVIPLPGRGLPLPPSNLPSIHSILYQLNQQCQAPGTAPAACQAVAVPHPSPAKHGPVPSFPSLAYPATAGPPDCRKGAELGQGSTPALTLAGATKPTGYADGGLDYLLWPQKPPPPPPPQPLRAYSGGTVASKSPEACGGRVYERAGGSPVNCGVGLPTSFTVGQYFAAPWNSVLVTPTSDCYNPAAAAVAVTELGPGAARELAGPPAETLSGLPSKSVCNTAVLSSSLQSLEYLINDIRPPCIKEQMLGKGYETVAVPRLLDHQHAHIRLPVYR